Proteins encoded by one window of Dendropsophus ebraccatus isolate aDenEbr1 chromosome 4, aDenEbr1.pat, whole genome shotgun sequence:
- the NOL12 gene encoding nucleolar protein 12, whose translation MGRKKQKKALAAKRELVFDEEKRKEYLTGFHKRKLQRRKAAVEEIKRKIKEEQKRMREERHKEYMKMLKEREEALEEADEVERLVTSKTESLIFDHPNHTVTVTTISDLDLSGVGLLPPGAIEEKDEEKDEEEPSKSISSLPKKAGEPLLSKRICNLTKSLHARSQQKTKKRPQKLQDKKQTTAKTTGRTTKAQRRRQTGKTGRNRE comes from the exons ATGGGGAGGAAGAAGCAGAAGAAAGCTTTGGCTGCTAAAAGAGAGCTAGTATTTGATGAGGAAAAGAGGAA AGAGTATTTGACTGGATTTCACAAACGCAAGTTACAGAGGAGAAAGGCTGCAGTGGAGGAGATCAAACGCAAGATTAAAGAAGAGCAAAAGAGGATGAGAGAAGAG AGACACAAAGAATACATGAAGATGCtaaaggagagagaagaggctTTGG AGGAAGCAGATGAAGTGGAGCGGCTTGTGACCTCTAAAACAGAGTCCCTTATTTTTGACCACCCCAACCACACAGTAACTGTGACAACCATCAGTGACTTGGATCTTTCTGGAGTGGGTCTCCTACCACCTGGTGCCATAGAG GAGAAAGATGAGGAAAAGGATGAAGAAGAACCATCCAAATCCATTTCTTCTCTACCCAAAAAAGCTGGAGAGCCGCTACTTTCAAAGAG GATCTGCAATCTCACAAAGTCCCTCCACGCTCGCAGTCAGCAGAAAACCAAGAAGCGGCCACAAAAGTTACAGGACAAGAAGCAAACCACAGCCAAAACAACCGGACGTACGACCAAAGCTCAGCGGAGGAGGCAAACGGGCAAAACTGGACGCAATAGAGAGTAA